In Deltaproteobacteria bacterium, one DNA window encodes the following:
- a CDS encoding 4-oxalocrotonate tautomerase family protein → MPFVNIKITRDDVTPEKKAEVIRGVTKVLVDVLGKNPATTMVLIEEVETDNWGLGGETVTARRKSGR, encoded by the coding sequence ATGCCTTTCGTGAACATCAAGATCACTCGCGACGACGTGACGCCGGAGAAGAAGGCCGAGGTGATCCGCGGGGTGACGAAGGTGCTGGTGGACGTGCTGGGGAAAAACCCAGCGACCACGATGGTGCTGATCGAAGAGGTGGAGACGGACAACTGGGGGCTCGGCGGGGAGACCGTCACCGCCCGGCGCAAGTCCGGGCGCTGA